The DNA sequence GCCGTAGACCGGCACGCCGGAGCGGCGCAGACTCGACAGACTTGCCCGCGCCCGACGCGCGCGGCACCCGTGAGCAGGAGGCAGGCGTTGGACAGATCCCTGGTGGTGGAGCGTCTCCTCCGTGACGTACCGCCGCACGACCTGACCCGGGCCTTGCGCGCGGCGCTGCGCGAGCACTTCGGCGCCGAGTCGGTGGAACTGCTGATGGCCGACTACGCCCTGACCGAGCTGTGCCAGGTGGGCGAGCAGCCCTACACCTCGGAGCCGATCCCGGTCGACGGAACCACCCCGGGCGCGGCGTTCGTCGCGCAGGCGGCCACGTTCGAGCCGGCCGCCGGCGGCGTCACCGGCTACCTGCCGGTCAGCGTGCGCGGGGACCGGCTCGGCGTCCTGGCGGTCACGCTCCCGGCCGAACCCGAGCCGCCTGTCTGGGCCGAGCTCGAGCGGTTCGCCGAGGCCGTGGCGCACGAGCTGTTCGTCGCCGACCGCGACACCGACCTCTACATCCAGGCCCGGCGCTCTTCGCGGCTGACGCTCGCCGCGGAGATGCAGTGGCAGCTGCTGCCCGGCCGCGCCTGCACCCGCGCCGAGTTCGCGCTCGGCGGCCAGCTCGAACCCGCCTACGCCATCTACGGCGACTGCTTCGACTGGTCGGCGTCCGCGAGCAAGCTCGCCGTCACGCTGATCAACGGCATGGGGGAGGGCAGCGAGGCGGCGCTGCTGACCAACCTCGCGATCAACGCGCTGCGCAACGCCCGCCGCGCCGGGATCCCGCTCGACGCGCAGGCCGAGCTCGCCGACCAGGCGCTCTACGCGCACTACCGCGGCGCCGAGCACGTGGCCGCGCTGCTGCTGGAGTTCGACCTCGCCACCGGTTCGGTGGCCGTGGTCGACGCGGGCTCGCCCCGGCTCTGGCGGCTGCGGGACGGGAAGGCCGAGCGGGTCCTGTTCGACGAGCAGCTGCCGCTCGGCACGTTCGACGGCACCATCTACGAGGTCGAAGGCTTCCAGGCGGCGGAGGGCGACCGGTTCGTGTTCGTCAGCGACGGCGTCTACAACGCGCCCGGCACGCACGACGAGCGCTACGGCGACCGCGAACTCGCCGAGGCGGTCACCGCGACCGCCGAACTGCCCGCGGCGCACGTGCCGGGCGCGGTCCTGCGGGAGCTGACGACGCGCCGCCACGGCGGCCAGGCGGAGGACGACGCGATGGTCGTCTGCCTCGACTGGTTCGGCCCGGTCCCGGTGGCGGGCAGCGGAGCCGGGATTTCGGTGCGCCGGGCGGACTAGGCGTGATCCGGACGGGGTCCGGATCACGCCTCCTGGCCCGTCTTCCGCATCAGTACGGCGAGGGAACGGGCGCCGACCACGAGCGTGCCGCCGCCCGGGACCGTCCGGGGCGTCGTCAGCTGGTCGCCCGCCACACCGCCCACCAGGACGCCGCCCACCGACCGGTGGAACACCTCGCCGGTGGTGGAGTCGAGGACGATCGCCCACTCTTCGCCGTACTCGCCGCCCGGGACGGTCATCGTGATGTCGTCCTCGTGGGCGTTGAAGCAGAGCAGGAACGAGTCGTCCACCACCTGCTCGCCGCGCGCGTCGAGGTCGGGGATCGCGGCGCCGTTGAGGAAGACGGTGATGCTGCGGCCGAAGCCGGCTTCCCAGTCCTGGTCGGTCATCTCGTCGCCGGCGGGGGTGAACCACGCGATGTCGCGCAGTTCGTCGCCGCGGCGGATCGGCCGGCCGGCGAAGAACCGGCGGCGGCGGAACACCGGGTGCCGGTGGCGGAGGCCGATCACCGCCGAGGTGAACTCGAACAGCTCGCGGTTGCGCTCCAGCAGCGACCAGTCCACCCACGACAGCTCGTTGTCCTGGCAGTAGGCGTTGTTGTTGCCCTGCTGCGTGCGCCCGAGC is a window from the Amycolatopsis sp. cg9 genome containing:
- a CDS encoding PP2C family protein-serine/threonine phosphatase, encoding MDRSLVVERLLRDVPPHDLTRALRAALREHFGAESVELLMADYALTELCQVGEQPYTSEPIPVDGTTPGAAFVAQAATFEPAAGGVTGYLPVSVRGDRLGVLAVTLPAEPEPPVWAELERFAEAVAHELFVADRDTDLYIQARRSSRLTLAAEMQWQLLPGRACTRAEFALGGQLEPAYAIYGDCFDWSASASKLAVTLINGMGEGSEAALLTNLAINALRNARRAGIPLDAQAELADQALYAHYRGAEHVAALLLEFDLATGSVAVVDAGSPRLWRLRDGKAERVLFDEQLPLGTFDGTIYEVEGFQAAEGDRFVFVSDGVYNAPGTHDERYGDRELAEAVTATAELPAAHVPGAVLRELTTRRHGGQAEDDAMVVCLDWFGPVPVAGSGAGISVRRAD